A stretch of the Acidilobus sp. 7A genome encodes the following:
- a CDS encoding type IV secretory system conjugative DNA transfer family protein, whose product MNPSYAFDVFLAVIATATAALMIRNLRASRELRLSLGVRHERGQQMSVYVDGKRLAGIAYVADDVPREGSDLPLRLARLARSSRLSVTFISSMYSVSKSSLIKELEEEIRKADFAYTATRHVKYRERLSFLEGLYKEVLHSQVPYVGSLSFIVWVPPGDREAELNAEAFKELVEAEAQVRLRRVNASDLSQLLSASEPTWLSESGHAIIVNREDINDESGVVIGEDVDGPGNLVIMRWPYAFRVHVGVFGPTGRGKTVMLSGVAAQLISRHATLGDPKAIVVVDPKGDLASMLKDVADSYITPLAGDCVPMPRTDGVAAKLIESSRETGEGASVSVCPGSLDLRGLVVYDLRGLPNELRNVYGSLLVSSIAISASEGASGGRVVLMLDEAWRFSRGSAVHMEFALREGRSKGLYVIYATQLPSDVGRTVIDNTGYKFVFGGFTSYYVELGAQLGVQRPEVLKSLPVGHAVMIDEVGRTREVRVLDFTKLLKNLTPSPTGEGGLDGKELKAAEGREGLTDVQEP is encoded by the coding sequence TTGAATCCATCTTACGCCTTTGACGTGTTCCTGGCGGTTATAGCGACGGCGACGGCAGCCCTGATGATAAGGAACCTCAGGGCATCAAGGGAGCTCAGGCTCTCCCTCGGCGTCAGGCACGAGAGAGGACAGCAGATGAGCGTCTACGTTGACGGCAAGAGGCTGGCGGGCATAGCCTATGTGGCTGACGACGTGCCCAGGGAGGGCTCTGACCTCCCGCTACGCCTCGCCAGGCTTGCCAGGTCATCAAGGCTTTCGGTGACGTTCATAAGCAGCATGTACTCGGTCAGCAAGAGCTCCCTGATAAAGGAGCTCGAGGAGGAGATAAGGAAGGCCGACTTCGCTTACACAGCCACTAGGCACGTCAAGTACAGGGAGAGGCTCAGCTTCCTTGAAGGGCTGTACAAGGAGGTGCTCCACTCCCAGGTGCCCTACGTTGGCAGCCTCTCCTTCATAGTCTGGGTTCCCCCTGGCGACAGGGAGGCGGAGCTCAACGCGGAGGCATTTAAGGAGCTCGTCGAGGCCGAGGCCCAGGTGAGGCTAAGGAGGGTGAACGCGTCTGACCTGTCGCAGCTGCTTAGCGCCTCTGAGCCAACTTGGCTCAGCGAGAGCGGCCATGCCATAATTGTCAACAGGGAGGACATAAACGATGAGAGCGGAGTTGTCATAGGTGAGGACGTCGATGGGCCTGGGAACCTGGTCATAATGAGGTGGCCCTACGCCTTCAGGGTCCACGTCGGCGTCTTTGGCCCAACTGGGAGGGGGAAGACCGTCATGCTCTCAGGCGTGGCCGCCCAGCTCATCTCAAGGCATGCCACCCTCGGCGACCCTAAGGCTATAGTGGTCGTAGATCCAAAGGGCGACCTGGCCTCCATGCTGAAGGACGTGGCAGACTCATATATAACGCCCTTGGCCGGGGACTGCGTCCCCATGCCTAGAACTGACGGCGTGGCCGCTAAGCTGATAGAGAGCAGCCGTGAGACCGGCGAGGGGGCATCGGTGAGCGTCTGCCCTGGCTCCCTCGACCTCAGGGGCCTAGTTGTATATGATCTGCGGGGCCTTCCCAACGAGCTGAGGAACGTCTATGGCTCCCTGCTCGTCAGCTCCATAGCCATAAGCGCCAGCGAGGGCGCGTCGGGCGGCAGGGTGGTGCTAATGCTTGACGAGGCCTGGCGCTTCAGCAGAGGCTCGGCAGTTCACATGGAGTTCGCCCTGAGGGAGGGGAGGAGCAAGGGGCTCTATGTGATATACGCTACCCAGTTGCCCTCGGACGTGGGCCGCACGGTCATAGATAACACGGGCTACAAGTTTGTCTTCGGCGGCTTCACAAGCTACTACGTCGAGCTCGGCGCTCAGCTGGGGGTCCAGAGGCCTGAGGTGTTGAAGTCGCTGCCAGTGGGCCACGCGGTCATGATAGACGAGGTGGGCAGAACGAGGGAGGTGAGGGTCCTGGACTTCACGAAACTGCTTAAAAACCTAACCCCCTCACCTACTGGCGAGGGCGGATTAGATGGGAAAGAGCTTAAGGCAGCAGAGGGCAGGGAAGGGCTCACCGACGTTCAGGAACCCTGA
- a CDS encoding 50S ribosomal protein L2, producing the protein MGKSLRQQRAGKGSPTFRNPDHMHPGPARYPKLSNETLEGEVKELIHDPGRYVPLARVVLSKGEEFLMPAAEGMFVGQRVRVGPDAEPKFGNVLPLSKIPEGTPVFNIELRPGDGGKIARQAGSYAVVLSKSDSTVKLLLPSKREKELSGDCRATIGVPAGAGRIEKPLLKAGVSYYKFKVKGGKWPTVRGVAMNAANHPFGGGFHQHEGRPTTVARNTPPGRKVGHIAARRTGRKR; encoded by the coding sequence ATGGGAAAGAGCTTAAGGCAGCAGAGGGCAGGGAAGGGCTCACCGACGTTCAGGAACCCTGACCACATGCACCCAGGCCCAGCCAGGTACCCAAAGCTCTCGAACGAGACCCTCGAGGGCGAGGTCAAGGAGCTGATCCACGACCCAGGCAGGTATGTCCCCCTGGCGCGCGTGGTGCTCTCAAAAGGCGAGGAGTTCCTAATGCCGGCCGCCGAGGGCATGTTCGTGGGCCAGAGGGTAAGGGTTGGCCCTGACGCGGAGCCCAAGTTCGGCAACGTGCTTCCACTCTCAAAGATACCTGAGGGGACCCCCGTCTTCAACATAGAGCTGAGGCCCGGTGACGGGGGCAAGATAGCGAGGCAGGCCGGCAGCTATGCTGTCGTGCTCAGCAAGTCGGACAGCACAGTGAAGCTGCTGCTTCCAAGCAAGAGGGAGAAGGAGCTCTCAGGCGACTGCAGGGCCACCATAGGAGTCCCAGCGGGCGCCGGCAGGATAGAGAAGCCCCTGCTCAAGGCGGGCGTCAGCTACTACAAGTTCAAGGTGAAGGGCGGCAAGTGGCCGACCGTGAGGGGCGTTGCCATGAACGCCGCGAACCACCCGTTCGGAGGAGGCTTCCACCAGCATGAGGGTAGGCCCACAACTGTAGCGAGGAACACGCCGCCTGGAAGGAAGGTCGGTCACATAGCCGCCAGGAGGACTGGAAGAAAGCGTTAG
- a CDS encoding fumarate hydratase — protein MSLLALTESDLTGIFYEMVKTAATSIPEDVYRALKDGYERETNPLAKKQLEAILKDIELACSGKVPICQDTGTPYFFFEMGENFPIRLGAINAAREAVRRATKDGYLRPNAVDPFYKKNSGDNTGRYIPWIHVDLVEGNDLKVWFMTKGGGSEAPVTLIMSEPILGFEKLKSGVVDTIVKYGPLPCPPVIVGVAIAAGGDMALTLAKKALLRPIGERNPDPNIAKLEVELLNALNKLGLGPHGFGGGLTALDVKIDYAYRHPATFAIGIVTSCWATRRVSAVIHADGSWEMTSRHLRYTGSGCTILR, from the coding sequence GTGAGCCTGTTGGCGCTGACTGAGAGCGACCTAACTGGCATCTTCTACGAGATGGTTAAGACGGCGGCGACGAGCATCCCTGAGGACGTCTACAGAGCTCTGAAGGACGGCTATGAGAGGGAGACCAACCCCCTTGCTAAGAAGCAGCTGGAGGCGATACTGAAGGACATAGAGCTCGCCTGTTCAGGGAAGGTGCCAATATGCCAGGACACAGGGACGCCCTACTTCTTCTTTGAGATGGGCGAGAACTTCCCCATCAGGCTGGGCGCCATAAACGCCGCAAGGGAAGCCGTTAGAAGGGCTACGAAGGACGGCTACCTTAGGCCTAACGCGGTGGACCCCTTCTATAAGAAGAACAGCGGCGACAACACTGGCAGGTACATACCGTGGATTCACGTTGACTTAGTGGAGGGCAACGACCTTAAAGTGTGGTTCATGACAAAGGGAGGAGGCAGCGAGGCCCCCGTGACCCTAATAATGAGCGAGCCTATACTTGGCTTCGAGAAGCTCAAGAGCGGCGTCGTAGACACTATAGTTAAGTACGGCCCCCTGCCGTGCCCGCCAGTAATAGTTGGCGTGGCCATTGCGGCAGGGGGCGACATGGCGCTCACGCTCGCCAAGAAGGCCCTCTTGAGGCCCATCGGGGAGCGCAACCCCGACCCTAACATAGCTAAGCTTGAGGTGGAGCTGCTTAACGCCCTCAACAAGCTCGGCCTTGGCCCCCACGGGTTCGGCGGCGGCCTTACAGCGCTTGACGTTAAGATAGACTACGCCTACAGGCACCCGGCGACGTTCGCCATAGGTATAGTGACGAGCTGCTGGGCCACAAGGAGGGTCTCTGCTGTGATACACGCGGACGGCAGCTGGGAGATGACAAGCAGGCACCTAAGGTATACGGGCAGTGGCTGCACTATTTTGAGGTGA
- a CDS encoding FumA C-terminus/TtdB family hydratase beta subunit encodes MSSAREFHLRTPLRDEDVEALRIGDVVYLSGTVVTARDEAHELALEVLRSGGTLPVDLRGLAVYHCGPVAVKQADGSWRIIAAGPTTSMRMDTVEPEFIERTGAKLIIGKGGMGKATAEAMKKRKAAYAVFTGGAGALAAQAIKRVKDVYWLDKLGMAEAMWVFEVEEFGPLTITIDSTGANLYEQYMSEVARRAKEVKRELGLPAEE; translated from the coding sequence ATGAGTTCGGCTAGGGAGTTCCACCTGAGGACCCCCCTCAGGGACGAGGACGTGGAGGCCCTGAGGATAGGTGACGTAGTCTACCTCTCTGGCACCGTGGTTACGGCCAGGGACGAGGCGCACGAGCTTGCCCTTGAGGTGCTGCGCAGCGGTGGGACGCTGCCAGTGGACCTAAGGGGGCTCGCTGTTTACCACTGCGGTCCCGTGGCTGTGAAGCAGGCCGACGGCAGCTGGAGGATAATCGCTGCAGGCCCCACGACGAGCATGAGGATGGATACCGTTGAGCCTGAGTTCATAGAGCGCACAGGCGCTAAGCTGATAATAGGCAAAGGGGGAATGGGCAAGGCCACGGCAGAGGCCATGAAAAAGCGCAAGGCGGCCTACGCGGTCTTCACGGGCGGGGCTGGGGCGCTCGCGGCCCAGGCGATAAAGAGGGTCAAGGACGTCTACTGGCTTGACAAGCTTGGCATGGCTGAGGCCATGTGGGTCTTCGAGGTTGAGGAGTTCGGCCCCCTGACGATAACGATTGACTCCACCGGCGCTAACCTCTATGAGCAGTACATGAGTGAGGTAGCTAGGAGGGCAAAAGAGGTTAAGAGAGAGCTTGGGCTTCCTGCCGAGGAGTGA
- a CDS encoding SufD family Fe-S cluster assembly protein, translating into MTSPLVERARALAATIKWQQVADSPTTKNYTNWRLFEEYLNRKGDVSFMAPQGSWDLVLGPCGSAYNYDIDESVLDLSASKLYAVHIAKLDGAHKLEPEGGTYRIALCRPEGNRWYSYHLLINVNDNVKANMLIYAPRAAPGTTGIEVRAKKGSELNLMVIVDPQAELPMAFILRRALGVRARVRSSVVAGGSIMTRIDEQSLLNAGSVIVHRSFVAASDGQAVDDIIDTVQTGYDSTAVVSGFGFSSGKSLVSVRGTAIMTPNSVHSSSNFVVEALLMSDESRAYTMPMMRIDTGDIVAASHRAAQYRVPLDQLFYLESRGLSEPEAFELILRGKLMASLEGLPPEITAEAENLGMRLIKKAIEGSFTPRQEAQALS; encoded by the coding sequence TTGACTTCTCCCCTGGTTGAGAGGGCGAGAGCCCTGGCGGCCACAATTAAGTGGCAGCAGGTCGCGGACTCCCCTACAACTAAGAACTACACCAACTGGAGGCTCTTCGAGGAGTACCTGAATAGAAAGGGTGATGTGTCCTTCATGGCCCCTCAGGGCAGCTGGGACCTCGTGCTGGGGCCCTGCGGCTCCGCGTATAACTATGATATTGATGAGAGCGTCCTCGATCTCTCTGCCTCAAAGCTCTACGCCGTGCACATAGCTAAGCTAGACGGCGCTCACAAGCTCGAGCCCGAGGGCGGCACCTACAGGATTGCGCTCTGCAGGCCCGAGGGCAACAGGTGGTACTCCTACCACTTGCTCATAAACGTCAATGATAACGTAAAGGCGAACATGCTTATCTATGCTCCAAGGGCAGCCCCTGGGACCACAGGAATAGAGGTCAGGGCCAAGAAGGGCTCGGAGCTTAACCTGATGGTGATAGTGGACCCCCAGGCCGAGCTGCCCATGGCCTTCATACTCAGGAGAGCCCTGGGAGTAAGGGCCAGGGTCAGGTCCTCCGTTGTGGCCGGCGGGAGCATCATGACAAGGATAGATGAACAGAGCCTCCTTAACGCGGGCTCTGTCATAGTGCACAGGTCCTTCGTCGCCGCCTCTGACGGACAGGCCGTTGATGACATTATAGACACCGTTCAGACTGGCTATGACAGCACGGCCGTCGTCTCAGGCTTCGGCTTCTCCTCAGGCAAGTCCCTGGTCTCTGTCAGGGGCACCGCAATAATGACGCCTAACTCTGTTCACTCCTCCTCAAACTTCGTGGTTGAGGCTCTCCTTATGAGTGACGAGTCCAGAGCCTACACAATGCCAATGATGAGGATAGACACAGGCGACATAGTTGCCGCCTCACACCGCGCGGCCCAGTACAGGGTACCGCTGGACCAGCTCTTCTACCTTGAGAGCAGGGGCCTCAGCGAGCCAGAGGCCTTTGAGCTGATACTGAGGGGGAAGCTCATGGCCTCCCTCGAGGGGCTCCCACCTGAGATAACGGCTGAGGCAGAGAACCTGGGCATGAGACTAATAAAAAAGGCCATAGAGGGGTCGTTCACTCCTCGGCAGGAAGCCCAAGCTCTCTCTTAA
- the sufB gene encoding Fe-S cluster assembly protein SufB has product MQFDAGSLLGRSMQYPKEIEVRGRISRDLVEEISKSKGEPEWMRLLRLKALETFERLPMPNWLEGVESIDLDEVAAYVRPKAESTNNWENLPDWMKDVYQKLGLPEAEAKVLSGLTAVFDSENIITKVKEELTKKNVIFVSMDEAVKKYPDLVKEYFGRVFPYADHKFAALHYALWSGGAFVYVPKGAKIMNPVEAFFLIGSELEGQFEHTLLVADEGSFMHFIEGCAAPVLTKFSFHDGMVEIYAKSRSEVHFTTIQNWSGSIVNFNNKRAIAEDYANVEWVEGSIGSRVTFTYPSTVLKGRGASTKNISIGIANGPSKIKDVGSKAIHAAPETRSLIISKSISSGGGVAAYRGLVKVLKGAKGSVSHVQCDSLIMDKDSRAYTLPRNEVDEPTAEVTHEATVGRLGEDQLFYLASRGITEGEAKAMIVNGFIRDVLRNLPLETVSILTKVIELEFSQLGSVG; this is encoded by the coding sequence ATGCAATTCGACGCTGGCTCCCTGCTCGGCAGGTCGATGCAGTACCCCAAGGAGATAGAGGTAAGGGGTAGAATATCGAGGGACCTGGTGGAGGAGATATCGAAGTCTAAGGGGGAGCCTGAGTGGATGAGGCTTCTGAGGCTTAAGGCCCTTGAGACCTTTGAGAGGCTCCCAATGCCCAACTGGCTTGAGGGCGTTGAGAGTATAGACCTCGATGAGGTAGCAGCGTACGTGAGGCCCAAGGCAGAGAGCACTAATAATTGGGAGAATCTGCCAGACTGGATGAAGGACGTCTATCAGAAGCTCGGCCTGCCCGAGGCCGAGGCCAAGGTTCTCTCAGGACTCACAGCGGTGTTTGATAGCGAGAACATAATAACCAAGGTTAAGGAGGAGCTGACGAAGAAGAATGTAATATTCGTGTCAATGGATGAGGCCGTCAAGAAGTACCCAGACCTAGTAAAGGAGTACTTTGGCAGGGTGTTCCCCTACGCTGACCACAAGTTCGCGGCCCTCCACTACGCCCTGTGGAGCGGCGGCGCCTTTGTGTACGTCCCAAAGGGCGCAAAGATCATGAACCCAGTTGAGGCCTTCTTCCTTATAGGCAGCGAGCTTGAGGGCCAGTTTGAGCACACGCTACTGGTAGCCGACGAGGGTAGCTTCATGCACTTCATAGAGGGGTGCGCGGCGCCTGTTCTCACCAAGTTCAGCTTCCACGACGGCATGGTTGAGATCTATGCCAAGAGTAGGTCTGAGGTCCACTTCACCACCATACAGAACTGGAGCGGCAGCATAGTTAACTTCAATAACAAAAGGGCCATAGCTGAGGACTATGCCAACGTTGAGTGGGTTGAGGGCAGCATAGGCAGCAGGGTCACGTTCACGTACCCATCCACTGTACTTAAGGGCAGGGGCGCCTCGACTAAGAACATATCTATAGGCATAGCGAACGGCCCCTCCAAGATAAAGGACGTGGGCTCAAAGGCAATACACGCGGCCCCGGAGACGAGGAGCCTGATAATCTCCAAGAGCATAAGCTCCGGCGGCGGCGTCGCTGCGTACAGGGGCCTTGTAAAGGTCCTGAAGGGAGCTAAGGGCAGCGTCTCCCACGTGCAGTGCGACAGCCTGATAATGGATAAGGACAGCAGGGCCTACACCCTCCCAAGGAATGAGGTCGATGAACCAACTGCTGAGGTGACCCACGAGGCCACTGTCGGAAGGCTCGGCGAGGACCAGCTCTTCTACCTGGCCTCAAGGGGCATAACTGAGGGCGAGGCCAAGGCAATGATAGTTAACGGCTTCATAAGGGACGTGCTGCGCAACCTTCCACTGGAGACAGTCAGCATACTGACGAAGGTCATAGAGCTTGAGTTCAGCCAGCTCGGCAGCGTCGGGTGA
- the sufC gene encoding Fe-S cluster assembly ATPase SufC codes for MIKLPIEVQDLRVSVDSKEILKGVSMRVERGEAVVLMGPNGSGKTTLAYALMGHPSYRVVGGRIVMDNTDITQAPTYERALMGLTLAFQNPVEVPGVKLDYLLNVINAKKVKGFDLTYVDPKFISWVRQEATKLGVSADLLGRDINVNFSGGERKRSEVLQVMALRPKYVIFDEPDSGLDVDGIRIIGGAIASITSEGVGALIITHHAEITKFINPTRAYVLMGGRVVASGGPELVEEVLSRGYEHLQVRGEQ; via the coding sequence GTGATCAAATTGCCTATAGAGGTCCAGGACCTCAGAGTGAGCGTTGACAGCAAGGAGATACTGAAGGGCGTCAGCATGAGAGTGGAGAGAGGGGAGGCCGTAGTTCTAATGGGTCCCAACGGGAGCGGCAAAACAACACTTGCTTACGCCCTCATGGGCCACCCGAGCTATAGGGTCGTCGGTGGCAGGATAGTTATGGATAACACTGACATAACCCAGGCGCCCACCTACGAGCGCGCCCTCATGGGACTCACGCTCGCCTTCCAAAACCCTGTTGAGGTGCCTGGGGTTAAGCTTGACTACTTGCTTAACGTCATAAACGCCAAGAAAGTGAAAGGCTTCGACCTCACCTATGTCGACCCCAAGTTCATATCATGGGTTAGGCAGGAGGCAACCAAGCTCGGAGTCTCAGCCGACCTGCTTGGCAGGGACATCAACGTGAACTTCAGCGGGGGTGAGAGAAAGAGGTCAGAGGTCCTTCAGGTCATGGCGCTCAGGCCCAAGTACGTTATATTCGATGAGCCTGACAGCGGCCTTGACGTTGACGGGATAAGAATCATAGGGGGCGCAATAGCTTCTATAACCTCTGAGGGCGTCGGGGCACTTATAATAACTCACCATGCCGAGATAACCAAGTTCATCAACCCAACGAGGGCCTACGTCCTCATGGGCGGAAGGGTGGTCGCCTCAGGCGGCCCTGAGCTGGTGGAGGAAGTGCTGAGCAGGGGCTATGAGCACCTGCAGGTGAGGGGTGAGCAGTGA
- a CDS encoding IS200/IS605 family accessory protein TnpB-related protein — translation MSCPVRGEGPALVETLRVRALPEGGSDDLLEFLRLYRDAVQTVVDRTWGTSDRLSIKTLHKLFYKDLVSTGFRAHHAKEIYVYAKSVVKSAKGNGDRRPTLRRLTARLDRYDYRLDLDDMTLTLKLHRGREARLRLIAPKERAEKFRGWENYELAIKYDRDGLWVTVYFRRGVKPAEPRTVMSVDLNFDNITLAVFTLNGKLIRLKRLRTPLRKALTHRIWAERIQRRYPRSWRFTKGVRRAVERHGERIKNISWDYTHKAGDLIAELALRYRSAVVLEDLNGLREDKKRGRDFNKRLALWFYRRAQFCVEYEAKERGLQVAKVDPRGTSSRCPRCGLEGDRDVIATINIYRRYVSVHSRCGAPGVALSAPKPDESPSGVRGNRDEAMTVRQHEPVWELNPPLPKLIYGFLERSLID, via the coding sequence GTGAGCTGCCCAGTGAGGGGTGAAGGGCCCGCACTCGTCGAGACCCTGAGAGTGAGGGCCCTTCCCGAGGGCGGCAGTGATGACCTCCTTGAGTTCCTGAGGCTTTACCGTGATGCTGTTCAGACGGTAGTGGACAGGACCTGGGGCACCAGCGATAGGCTCTCCATAAAAACGCTGCACAAGCTGTTCTACAAAGACCTCGTCTCCACTGGCTTCAGGGCGCACCACGCCAAGGAGATATACGTTTACGCTAAGAGCGTTGTGAAGTCAGCTAAGGGCAACGGCGACAGGAGGCCAACTCTTAGGAGGCTAACGGCCAGGTTAGACAGGTACGACTACAGGCTGGACCTGGATGATATGACCTTGACGCTGAAGCTTCACAGAGGGCGTGAGGCCAGGCTAAGGCTGATAGCGCCTAAGGAGAGGGCTGAGAAGTTCAGGGGCTGGGAGAACTACGAGCTGGCGATAAAGTACGACAGGGATGGGCTCTGGGTCACAGTATACTTCAGGAGGGGCGTTAAGCCAGCGGAGCCCAGGACAGTTATGTCCGTTGACCTGAACTTTGACAACATAACTCTTGCCGTGTTCACGCTTAACGGCAAGCTGATCAGGTTGAAGAGGCTCAGGACGCCTCTCAGGAAGGCTCTGACACACAGGATATGGGCTGAGAGGATACAGAGGAGGTACCCTAGGTCGTGGAGGTTCACCAAGGGCGTAAGGAGAGCTGTTGAGAGGCACGGCGAGAGGATTAAGAACATCTCGTGGGATTACACTCACAAGGCGGGGGACTTAATTGCTGAGCTGGCGTTGAGATACCGCTCTGCGGTAGTCCTCGAGGACCTTAACGGCCTGAGGGAGGACAAGAAGAGGGGCAGGGACTTTAACAAGAGGCTTGCGCTTTGGTTCTACAGGAGGGCCCAGTTCTGCGTAGAATATGAGGCAAAGGAAAGAGGCCTACAGGTCGCTAAGGTAGACCCCCGAGGGACGTCCTCGAGGTGCCCAAGGTGCGGCCTTGAGGGCGACAGGGACGTCATTGCTACGATAAACATATACAGGAGGTACGTGTCTGTGCACTCAAGATGTGGGGCCCCTGGGGTGGCCCTGAGCGCCCCCAAGCCCGATGAAAGCCCGAGCGGGGTGCGGGGGAACAGGGATGAGGCGATGACCGTAAGGCAACATGAACCTGTATGGGAGCTGAACCCCCCACTGCCTAAGCTCATTTATGGCTTCCTAGAGCGTTCGCTTATTGACTAG
- a CDS encoding HEPN domain-containing protein — protein sequence MYSEDLIRSAERHLRAGLYGVSCYESRQAALSSLAMLGAGSSHSLRDAYAEAVKRGAPRDSQLATCLGILDSLNILTSKACDDACSDELPGGYEASDATEEDARKALECAKAIIEYARRALGSPSRLFIPRRSLSSF from the coding sequence ATGTACAGTGAGGACCTCATAAGGTCCGCTGAAAGGCACTTGAGGGCTGGCCTCTACGGGGTCTCATGCTATGAGTCCAGGCAGGCGGCCTTATCGTCCCTAGCTATGCTTGGGGCAGGCTCATCGCACAGCCTAAGGGATGCCTATGCTGAGGCTGTTAAGAGAGGCGCCCCGAGGGACTCCCAGCTCGCTACGTGCCTTGGCATCTTGGACTCGCTTAACATACTTACCAGCAAGGCCTGTGACGACGCCTGCAGCGACGAGCTTCCAGGAGGCTATGAGGCCAGCGACGCCACGGAAGAGGACGCTAGGAAGGCGCTGGAGTGCGCAAAAGCAATAATCGAATACGCAAGAAGAGCTCTTGGCTCACCCTCCAGGCTGTTTATCCCTAGGCGCTCACTCTCATCGTTTTAA
- a CDS encoding radical SAM protein translates to MQGGAKVVLTSEGATASDTLGASVAGFISALPDSYIKPLIAKLYFRVKSKDGVALRAPYGLSKVEASLVAKGVVSRDEVVIANPHELDKVIGPNTRVLGIYVMDPLGLSYGSGITYWIVRLAGLPYSGIPFIARSFLEIFTDPAVKAHRSHMKIVVGGPATWQLTDTGYYRKLGVDLVYEGEFESLGPSVFRKLLAGESLPPIVSAPPAKLEDIPTILTPSNGGLVEVTRGCGRGCAFCTPNLSGAIKSLPFEGHIDKEIRLNVEKGGIKDINLHSEEFFRYGAKGIEPDPEKVIGLTRKAYKLVKSYGDDYTISTDFTTAAVVVYKPKMVEEVAQYINEGGRRTFIEMGIETGSPRLLKKLMPGKALPYTPEQYPEVVEQGIGILNDNGWVVVGTMIVNLPGETEDDIVHDLELLDRIKKLRVIPFPLPFIPMGALRHTYFTLLDRMILDPVRGRFIIEALSKAFSEAAADIDMAVEKMENPFAKAIIGRLGNALTSMLVRRYEEAMRELSSRRLKAPEPSEGYATLSALTNIKL, encoded by the coding sequence TTGCAGGGAGGCGCCAAGGTAGTACTTACGTCAGAGGGTGCGACTGCCAGCGACACTCTGGGCGCGAGCGTCGCTGGTTTCATCAGCGCCTTGCCTGACAGCTACATAAAGCCCCTGATAGCCAAGCTGTATTTCAGGGTCAAATCTAAGGACGGGGTCGCCCTCAGGGCGCCCTACGGGCTCTCAAAGGTCGAGGCCTCGCTCGTGGCAAAGGGGGTTGTGAGCAGGGACGAGGTAGTTATAGCGAACCCCCATGAGCTTGACAAGGTAATAGGCCCCAACACGAGAGTCCTCGGAATTTATGTCATGGATCCCCTGGGCCTCAGCTACGGGAGCGGCATAACCTACTGGATCGTCAGGCTCGCGGGCCTCCCATATTCTGGGATACCATTCATAGCAAGGTCCTTCCTCGAGATCTTCACAGACCCAGCGGTGAAGGCCCACAGGAGCCACATGAAGATAGTGGTCGGGGGGCCCGCGACGTGGCAGCTTACAGACACAGGCTATTACAGAAAGCTCGGCGTAGACCTGGTTTACGAGGGCGAGTTCGAGAGCCTAGGCCCCTCAGTCTTCAGAAAGCTCCTTGCTGGGGAGTCGCTGCCCCCGATAGTCTCGGCGCCCCCGGCCAAGCTGGAGGACATACCGACGATACTTACCCCCTCGAACGGCGGCCTCGTGGAGGTCACGAGGGGCTGCGGCAGGGGCTGCGCCTTCTGCACGCCTAACCTCAGCGGCGCCATTAAGTCTCTCCCGTTCGAGGGGCACATAGACAAGGAGATAAGGCTGAACGTTGAGAAGGGAGGAATTAAGGACATAAACCTTCACAGCGAGGAGTTCTTCAGGTATGGGGCCAAGGGCATAGAGCCTGACCCTGAGAAGGTCATAGGGCTCACAAGGAAGGCCTACAAGCTTGTGAAGTCGTACGGCGATGACTACACTATATCAACAGACTTCACCACCGCCGCGGTAGTCGTCTATAAGCCGAAGATGGTTGAGGAGGTCGCCCAGTACATAAACGAGGGAGGGAGGAGGACCTTCATAGAGATGGGCATAGAGACAGGGTCGCCAAGGCTGCTGAAGAAGCTCATGCCAGGCAAGGCGCTCCCGTACACGCCAGAGCAGTACCCAGAGGTAGTTGAGCAGGGCATAGGCATACTTAACGACAACGGCTGGGTCGTGGTTGGCACCATGATAGTCAACCTGCCTGGCGAGACGGAGGACGACATAGTCCATGACCTGGAGCTTCTCGACAGGATCAAGAAGCTGAGGGTGATACCGTTCCCGCTCCCCTTCATACCAATGGGAGCCCTGAGGCACACCTACTTCACGCTGTTAGACAGGATGATACTTGATCCTGTGAGGGGTCGGTTCATAATCGAGGCCCTTAGCAAGGCCTTCAGCGAGGCCGCAGCAGACATAGATATGGCTGTTGAGAAGATGGAGAACCCATTCGCCAAGGCAATAATAGGTAGGCTCGGCAATGCTTTGACCTCCATGCTAGTTAGGCGTTACGAGGAGGCTATGAGGGAGCTTTCATCGAGGAGGCTGAAGGCACCGGAGCCAAGCGAGGGCTACGCGACGTTGAGCGCTTTAACAAATATTAAATTATGA